TAAGAATTTTCGGGAGGAAAATCTTGTTCCTCGAGAAACCGTTTGTATTCTTGCTTCGGTCGTGGCTGATGAGATGAGAAAAGAGATGAAGGGAGTCTTTCCAAACGAGGATTTGTCAGTCTCCCTCACCGATGAGATATCTTCTAAAGCAGTCGCGAATGCACTTGGGGTGCGGATTCGCGAATCTACTTGTTTTGCATCTCATGATATTCTACAGCTGTTGAACCATGAGTTATTGGTTCACACACTTACTTTACTCAATGGAAGAGCTCAGCCGTATCAAACATTCGGAGTTTCAAGTCCCTATACAACCTTGACGCAAGAGGGGTTGGCGGTCTTTTCTGAGTTCGTGACGAATTCGATAGATATTGGACGTATGGCTCGATTGAGCGCACGAGTGATTGCTATCGATATGGCATTAAAAGGAGCGGACTTTATTGAAGTCTATAACTATTTTCGTTCGCAAAGTCAGTCTCAAGAAGAGAGCTATTTTTCAACCCAACGTATCTTTCGAGGTGGAAATGGACGCGAGGGGGTCGTGTTTACGAAAGACCTTGTCTATATTCGGGGGTTACTTGAGGTGCGAACATTTCTTCTCGATGCGCTTGAGACCGAAAGCTATTCTTCGATTGAACTGCTGTTCAGTGGGCGCATTGCATTGCAACATATCGCAGAGCTTGTGCCCCTACTTGATTCGGGTGAGTTACATGGGCCCAAATATCTGCCGGGTTGGATGAAGAATCGCTCGAATCTCTTGACCTACTTACTCTCCTTTGCTGCATTCCAAGGTCTTAAATAGTCATGAGTTGGGGTCGAGCGACTGCTATTCGAGAATCGCTTCTTGTCGCAGCATCATAAGGTCAAGACGCTTACCAAATAAGAGCACGATATCTCCTAATCGGAGAATTTCCTCATTATGAGGAAACGGAATGGTGAGTCTTGCTCTCGCAATGCGGAGTAGTTGAATTCCTTTATCTTTAAAGTCTATTTCAGCGAGACTTTTATCTCGATAGGGTGATGACTCATGAATGGCAATCTGTAAAACCGCATAGCCTCGTCCCAGAGACATCTGTTCTTTAAAGTCAAAGTCTGGAAAGTTCACTTCCTCTTCAAGATAGGTATAGATGGCACTTGCTACATCAATCTTGGTCGCTTCTTCGATTCCTTGAAGTCCTGGCGACGAATTTACCTCAATAACGAGTGGACCTTCTGTACTTTCAATAAGATCCACTCCTGCAATTCGAAGCCCCACGGCATGAGCCGCGCGTACAGCAACATTTTTAGTATGCTCATCAAGTTCAACTGGTTCAGCCGTTCCTCCCTTATGAAGATTGCTTCGAAAGTCATCTCCTGCGGAGATTCTTCGCATAGAAGCGACTACTTGATCTCCCACTACAAAAGCTCGTATGTCTTGTCCTGCGCTCTCTTTGATAAACTTTTGTAAAATGACCGCGTGCCCTGCTATTTGCAGCGCTTCAATCATCGCTTTTGCGACTTTATCAGATTCTGCCAAGAGCACACCTTTCCCCTGGCTGCCACTGAGTGTTTTGATAACTATCGGTGCACCACCAAGCTTTTCAATCGCTTTCGGTACCTCAGACTGGTGGAGTACCCATGAAGAATCGGGTATTGGAAGATTATTTCTTGCAAGCACTTGCCCCGTTCGGAGTTTATCATGGGCTACTGCTATTGCGGATGATGTATTGATGGAGAATGTTCCGAGCTGTTCAAATTGCCGAACTACTGCCAGCATCAGCTGGCTAGCCCCAGACTCAAGTCTGGGTATAACAGCATCGATCTGTCTTGGGCGAGCGTTTTTAACGAAGAGGTCAGAGCTCTCACTGCGAAGGAAAATAGAGACGGTCCCTGGATGAATAATGCGTACCTCATGCCCACGCGCCTTTCCAACATCAGTAAGGCGGCGGATAGTATGACTGGTTTTCACGGAGGGAATAATTCCAATTCTCATATCGCCACATGTCCTACGGAATTGTGAAGTCTAAGGCAACTTCACTGAGTTGTTTGTGGCTTTGGGTATCAACCGCGTATTCCGTTTCAGTGGAGG
The bacterium DNA segment above includes these coding regions:
- a CDS encoding DUF1704 domain-containing protein; the protein is KNFREENLVPRETVCILASVVADEMRKEMKGVFPNEDLSVSLTDEISSKAVANALGVRIRESTCFASHDILQLLNHELLVHTLTLLNGRAQPYQTFGVSSPYTTLTQEGLAVFSEFVTNSIDIGRMARLSARVIAIDMALKGADFIEVYNYFRSQSQSQEESYFSTQRIFRGGNGREGVVFTKDLVYIRGLLEVRTFLLDALETESYSSIELLFSGRIALQHIAELVPLLDSGELHGPKYLPGWMKNRSNLLTYLLSFAAFQGLK
- a CDS encoding RimK family alpha-L-glutamate ligase, yielding MRIGIIPSVKTSHTIRRLTDVGKARGHEVRIIHPGTVSIFLRSESSDLFVKNARPRQIDAVIPRLESGASQLMLAVVRQFEQLGTFSINTSSAIAVAHDKLRTGQVLARNNLPIPDSSWVLHQSEVPKAIEKLGGAPIVIKTLSGSQGKGVLLAESDKVAKAMIEALQIAGHAVILQKFIKESAGQDIRAFVVGDQVVASMRRISAGDDFRSNLHKGGTAEPVELDEHTKNVAVRAAHAVGLRIAGVDLIESTEGPLVIEVNSSPGLQGIEEATKIDVASAIYTYLEEEVNFPDFDFKEQMSLGRGYAVLQIAIHESSPYRDKSLAEIDFKDKGIQLLRIARARLTIPFPHNEEILRLGDIVLLFGKRLDLMMLRQEAILE